From one Lycium ferocissimum isolate CSIRO_LF1 chromosome 7, AGI_CSIRO_Lferr_CH_V1, whole genome shotgun sequence genomic stretch:
- the LOC132064048 gene encoding BTB/POZ domain-containing protein NPY3-like: MKFMKLGSKPDQFQTEGDNIRYVATELAADMVINVGAVKFYLHKFPLLSKSFRLQKLTAHTNEESNDEINIDDIPGGPAAFEICAKFCYGMTVTLNAYNVIAARCAAEYLEMYETVEKGNLIYKIEVFLTSSIFRSWKDSIIVLQTTKSFLPWSEELKIVSHCLDSVASKAYIDTSKVDWSYTYNRKKLPSENGSDPLWNGVKKQPYVPRDWWVEDLSELHIDLYKRVITSIKTKGGMSSEVIGEALRAYAYRRLPGFSKGAIQGSDPSKYQYLVDVITSLLPTENRSVSCSFLVRLLQTSISLECGETVRSELKRRIGQQLDEASVADLLLRAPANETITYDIDIVHEFVQQFMLQKRSGQSDFPDDNEFQEMYPAFASEASKVKVARVIDGYLAEVSRDPNLPLAKFVNLAEMVSGFLRPSHDGIYRAIDMYLKEHPGITKSERKRICKLMDCRKLSAEACMHAVQNERLPLRVVVQVLFFEQARATTSSGGGSTPDRAGTSKALLPGESHGSSRSATTNTDEDWDAVPTAEELKALKGELAMLRLRDKDTNSIDMKMGAEKVGGGKAKGLVMSKKIFSKLWSNKDRLSENSSSDTSESPGSSNAGESKSTPSRSRRHSLS; this comes from the exons ATGAAGTTTATGAAACTTGGATCCAAGCCTGATCAGTTCCAGACTGAAGGAGATAATATCAG GTATGTAGCAACTGAATTGGCGGCAGACATGGTCATCAATGTTGGAGCTGTAAAATTTTATCTCCACAAG TTCCCCCTTCTGTCCAAGAGTTTTCGCTTGCAGAAGTTGACAGCACATACAAATGAGGAAAGCAATGATGAAATCAACATCGACGATATACCCGGTGGACCTGCAGCTTTTGAAATATGTGCAAAGTTCTGTTATGGTATGACAGTTACTCTGAATGCGTATAATGTGATTGCGGCTCGTTGTGCAGCGGAATACCTGGAAATGTATGAAACTGTCGAGAAGGGTAACCTTATTTACAAGATTGAGGTTTTTCTTACATCTAGCATCTTCCGTAGTTGGAAAGATTCAATCATTGTTCTCCAAACAACAAAATCTTTTCTTCCCTGGTCCGAGGAATTAAAAATTGTTAGTCATTGTCTAGACTCTGTTGCATCTAAAGCGTACATCGACACCTCAAAGGTGGACTGGTCTTATACATATAACCGCAAAAAGCTTCCATCTGAAAATGGAAGTGATCCGCTATGGAATGGTGTGAAAAAGCAACCTTATGTCCCAAGAGACTGGTGGGTCGAGGACCTTTCTGAACTTCATATTGACTTGTATAAACGGGTTATAACTTCAATAAAAACAAAGGGAGGAATGTCTTCAGAAGTAATAGGTGAAGCATTGAGAGCGTATGCCTACAGAAGGCTACCGGGATTCAGCAAGGGTGCAATCCAAGGAAGTGATCCTTCTAAATATCAGTACTTGGTTGATGTGATTACTTCTCTGTTGCCCACAGAGAATCGTAGTGTTTCCTGTAGTTTCTTGGTCAGATTGTTACAGACGTCTATTTCTTTGGAATGTGGAGAAACAGTAAGAAGTGAACTGAAGAGGAGGATCGGCCAGCAGCTTGACGAGGCATCGGTAGCTGACCTCCTCCTTCGAGCACCAGCTAATGAAACTATtacatatgatattgacataGTACATGAGTTTGTTCAGCAGTTCATGCTGCAGAAAAGGAGCGGTCAGAGTGATTTTCCTGATGATAATGAATTTCAGGAGATGTACCCTGCATTTGCATCGGAAGCTTCGAAGGTTAAGGTGGCAAGGGTGATTGATGGTTACCTTGCTGAAGTTTCTCGAGATCCAAATCTACCTTTGGCGAAATTTGTCAATCTTGCTGAAATGGTGTCCGGCTTCCTGAGACCTTCCCATGATGGAATTTATCGTGCTATTGACATGTATCTTAAG GAACATCCTGGGATCACCAAgagtgaaagaaaaagaatttgtaAGCTAATGGATTGCCGGAAGCTATCAGCTGAGGCCTGTATGCATGCTGTGCAGAACGAGCGCCTTCCTTTGAGAGTAGTTGTACAAGTTCTGTTCTTTGAGCAAGCCAGAGCGACAACATCATCTGGTGGTGGCAGCACACCCGATCGAGCTGGAACAAGTAAGGCTTTGCTTCCAGGTGAATCCCATGGGAGCTCAAGATCTGCTACAACAAACACAGACGAGGACTGGGACGCGGTCCCCACTGCTGAGGAGCTTAAAGCTTTGAAAGGGGAGCTTGCTATGCTAAGGTTGAGGGACAAGGATACTAATTCAATAGACATGAAAATGGGTGCTGAAAAAGTTGGAGGTGGCAAAGCGAAGGGTTTAGTCATGTCCAAGAAGATTTTCTCAAAACTGTGGTCCAACAAAGATAGACTAAGTGAGAACAGCAGCTCGGATACGTCAGAAAGCCCGGGATCTTCCAATGCCGGGGAATCAAAGTCCACCCCATCAAGAAGTAGGAGGCATTCACTCTCTTAA